One Balneola sp. DNA window includes the following coding sequences:
- a CDS encoding ring-cleaving dioxygenase: MKHQKGIHHITVLAGEAQKNAEFYTHVLGMRLVKKSVNQDDPGTYHLFYGNQSANPGSSLTFFPWPNAVKGKPGTGEVVNVGLQVPEGTQDYWKTRLNDNDVDFEEVDVFGRTALRFQDPDGLELDIVFEGDAKEKVENVDYVVPFEKTIQGFWGARMKLTEKDHTEKLINELFEFEEVAQEGNQYLYQTDATIGHSVIIEVADAPEHGQNGRGIVHHIAFRAENKEELDQLRQNVGGRGLNPTQIIDRHWFNSVYYRIPAGVLFEMASDDPGYTVDEEFEALGEHLILPPWLESKRDRIEQILPDIKVSYAK; this comes from the coding sequence ATGAAACATCAAAAAGGAATACACCACATAACGGTACTTGCCGGAGAAGCTCAAAAAAATGCGGAATTTTATACCCATGTACTTGGTATGAGGCTGGTCAAGAAGTCAGTAAACCAAGATGATCCGGGTACCTACCATCTATTTTATGGTAACCAATCTGCTAATCCGGGATCAAGCTTAACGTTTTTCCCATGGCCAAATGCGGTAAAGGGAAAACCAGGAACCGGAGAGGTGGTAAACGTAGGTTTACAAGTTCCTGAAGGCACTCAGGATTATTGGAAAACCCGTCTCAACGATAATGATGTTGATTTCGAAGAAGTGGATGTTTTCGGAAGAACTGCTCTTCGATTCCAAGATCCCGACGGATTAGAATTAGACATCGTATTTGAAGGCGATGCTAAAGAAAAAGTCGAGAACGTTGATTACGTAGTTCCTTTTGAAAAAACCATTCAGGGATTTTGGGGTGCACGCATGAAGCTGACCGAAAAAGATCATACTGAAAAGCTTATCAACGAGCTATTTGAGTTTGAGGAAGTAGCTCAGGAAGGCAACCAATACTTATATCAAACGGATGCTACTATCGGTCACTCGGTTATTATTGAAGTAGCAGATGCCCCTGAACATGGACAAAATGGACGAGGTATTGTCCATCACATTGCATTCCGTGCGGAGAATAAAGAAGAGCTTGATCAGCTTCGCCAGAATGTAGGAGGACGCGGACTTAACCCAACTCAAATCATTGATCGGCATTGGTTCAATTCTGTGTACTACAGAATCCCTGCCGGCGTACTTTTCGAGATGGCTTCTGACGATCCCGGTTATACTGTAGATGAGGAATTCGAAGCACTGGGTGAGCACCTGATTTTACCTCCATGGCTAGAAAGTAAAAGAGATCGCATTGAACAAATTCTACCTGATATCAAAGTCAGTTACGCAAAGTAG
- a CDS encoding disulfide bond formation protein DsbA has protein sequence MSDLYIDLTEDDYILGNPEAKFTLLEYGDYECPYSRMGYRFAQMLLKNYPDTLKFSFRNFPLRKKHPNAQIAAEAALCAGSQNRFWEMHDLLFENNRALSEAKIIEFAEDIGLDMYRFKVDLTTNEFAKQVTTDFRGGVKSGVDDTPTFFVNGERYSGELDYKELKAFIETFQK, from the coding sequence ATGAGCGATTTATATATCGACCTTACTGAGGATGACTATATCCTGGGTAATCCCGAAGCGAAATTCACTTTACTTGAATATGGTGATTATGAATGCCCCTATTCGCGAATGGGTTATCGGTTCGCCCAAATGCTCCTCAAAAACTATCCAGATACGTTAAAATTTTCGTTTCGAAACTTCCCCCTACGGAAAAAGCATCCCAATGCACAAATAGCTGCAGAAGCCGCTTTATGCGCCGGGAGTCAGAATCGGTTTTGGGAAATGCACGATCTGCTTTTTGAAAATAACCGCGCCCTCAGCGAAGCCAAAATTATCGAATTCGCTGAAGATATCGGACTGGACATGTACAGATTCAAAGTGGACTTAACTACTAATGAATTTGCAAAGCAGGTCACAACTGACTTTCGGGGAGGCGTAAAAAGCGGCGTTGACGATACCCCCACCTTTTTCGTAAATGGTGAACGATATTCCGGTGAGTTAGACTATAAAGAATTAAAGGCGTTTATTGAGACCTTCCAGAAATAA
- a CDS encoding phospholipase translates to MSFFTATTDTNFEGPHQQTNVAEAGTPASEANAAMIMIHGRGATAPSILEMVSTFETDKKIAYRAPQANGNTWYPYSFLAPTDQNQPGLSSGLQKIHDIIEELESEGISKENIYLLGFSQGACLASEFVARHPAKYAGLIALSGGVIGDAVNPEEYSGDLNGTPVFLGCSDVDAHIPKERVNETEELLKKLGASVTKKLYPGMGHLVNNDEIEHINALLNSK, encoded by the coding sequence ATGAGTTTTTTCACAGCAACAACAGATACTAATTTTGAAGGACCACACCAGCAAACTAATGTTGCAGAGGCAGGAACACCTGCTTCAGAGGCCAATGCAGCGATGATTATGATTCATGGACGTGGAGCGACTGCACCTAGTATTCTCGAGATGGTTTCAACGTTCGAAACAGATAAGAAAATCGCATACCGTGCCCCTCAGGCTAATGGAAATACGTGGTACCCTTATTCTTTTCTTGCCCCAACCGATCAAAATCAGCCGGGATTATCATCAGGACTTCAAAAGATCCATGATATCATAGAAGAACTGGAGTCTGAAGGTATTTCTAAAGAGAACATATACCTGCTCGGGTTTTCACAAGGGGCATGCCTGGCATCCGAGTTTGTAGCCCGTCACCCCGCCAAATATGCCGGACTTATCGCACTAAGTGGTGGAGTAATTGGTGATGCAGTAAACCCTGAAGAATATAGCGGAGACCTCAATGGTACTCCTGTGTTTTTGGGCTGCAGCGATGTTGATGCTCATATACCCAAAGAACGGGTAAATGAAACAGAAGAATTACTGAAGAAGTTAGGCGCCAGCGTTACAAAAAAATTATATCCGGGCATGGGACACCTTGTCAACAATGATGAGATTGAGCATATTAATGCTCTACTTAATTCAAAATGA
- a CDS encoding peptidase M48 — protein sequence MNIYAIIILVTIAIDFILDITSNYLNLKSLSKKLPEEFEGVYDEDTYAKSQEYTKVRTKFGFLTGGFDLALVLGFWFSGGFNWLDEIVRAWGFGELVTGLIYIGILIFSKTIITLPFSIYSTFVIEERFGFNKTTPKTFVMDMVKGLGLGLLIGTPLLAGILWFFMYAGDLAWLYAWGAVTAFTLIMQYVAPTWIMPLFNKFTPLEEGELRTSIENYTDKVDFPLQGLFVIDGSKRSSKSNAFFTGFGKNKRVALYDTLIENHTIQELVAVLAHEIGHYKKKHIIKGMITSIAQTGVMFFLLSIFLQAEGLFDAFYMDEMSVYVGLIFFGMLYAPIDMILSIFMQMISRKHEFEADNYAAETTGEPEDMISTLKKLSKDNLSNLTPHSFYVFLNYSHPPVLERIRNLKSKG from the coding sequence GTGAATATTTACGCCATCATTATTCTGGTGACCATCGCCATCGATTTTATTCTGGATATCACTTCCAACTACCTGAATCTAAAATCTCTTTCAAAGAAACTGCCCGAGGAGTTTGAGGGTGTTTATGACGAAGACACTTATGCCAAATCACAGGAGTACACTAAAGTTAGAACAAAGTTTGGCTTTTTGACCGGTGGTTTTGATCTGGCGCTGGTTCTAGGATTCTGGTTTTCCGGAGGCTTCAACTGGCTTGACGAAATTGTACGGGCATGGGGTTTTGGGGAACTGGTTACCGGTTTGATCTACATCGGCATTCTGATCTTCTCAAAAACGATCATCACCCTCCCATTCAGTATCTATTCTACTTTTGTGATTGAAGAACGGTTTGGCTTCAACAAAACAACACCAAAGACCTTTGTGATGGATATGGTGAAGGGCTTAGGCTTAGGGTTGCTTATCGGAACTCCATTACTTGCGGGAATCCTCTGGTTCTTTATGTATGCGGGAGACTTAGCCTGGCTTTATGCCTGGGGAGCAGTAACAGCTTTCACGCTCATCATGCAGTATGTAGCACCGACATGGATCATGCCGCTGTTCAATAAATTCACCCCACTGGAAGAAGGCGAATTGCGCACCTCCATAGAAAATTATACCGATAAAGTAGACTTCCCTTTACAGGGATTATTCGTGATTGACGGCTCTAAGCGATCCAGCAAATCCAACGCTTTCTTTACAGGTTTTGGGAAGAATAAAAGAGTCGCACTTTATGACACGCTGATTGAAAATCACACCATCCAGGAATTAGTAGCGGTGCTGGCACATGAGATTGGTCACTACAAGAAAAAGCACATCATAAAGGGAATGATAACCAGTATTGCCCAAACGGGTGTGATGTTCTTTTTGCTGTCTATTTTCTTACAAGCAGAAGGGCTTTTTGACGCTTTTTATATGGATGAAATGTCGGTATATGTAGGGCTTATTTTCTTTGGAATGCTCTATGCTCCAATTGATATGATCTTATCCATCTTTATGCAGATGATTTCCCGCAAACATGAGTTTGAAGCGGATAATTATGCTGCAGAAACAACGGGCGAACCTGAAGACATGATTTCTACCCTGAAGAAACTTTCCAAGGATAACCTCTCTAACCTGACGCCCCATTCGTTCTACGTATTTCTGAATTATTCGCATCCGCCCGTGCTGGAGCGAATTCGGAATTTAAAATCGAAAGGGTGA
- a CDS encoding magnesium transporter, which translates to MDVGIALILGGILGFEREWKRKPAGLKTNMIISGSAALLVSLGRVVIEDFSQIIETQGMGVDPIRMVHAVIVGVSFIGAGTILKSSSETVVRYLTTAATILMAAGVGVSIALKQYWLGVGVTFLLVVVNFLFGMLTSYIAEISDYESPYSE; encoded by the coding sequence ATGGATGTAGGTATTGCATTGATCTTAGGTGGAATTTTAGGATTCGAAAGGGAGTGGAAACGAAAGCCAGCCGGCTTAAAAACGAACATGATTATTTCCGGTTCAGCAGCTTTGCTGGTTTCATTGGGACGAGTAGTGATTGAAGACTTTAGTCAAATAATTGAGACGCAAGGAATGGGCGTGGACCCCATCCGTATGGTGCATGCCGTAATTGTGGGTGTTAGTTTTATTGGGGCAGGTACAATCCTTAAAAGCTCATCGGAAACGGTTGTTCGGTATCTTACAACAGCAGCAACCATTTTGATGGCGGCCGGGGTAGGAGTAAGTATTGCCTTAAAACAGTATTGGCTTGGAGTAGGAGTAACGTTTCTCTTAGTTGTTGTAAACTTTTTGTTTGGAATGCTGACCAGTTATATTGCAGAAATTTCAGATTATGAGAGCCCGTATTCAGAATAG
- a CDS encoding cystathionine gamma-synthase, whose translation MPMKKNIETIAIHSGMDHASEENASVVPPIEMSTIFEHRKGGRKEDDWKYSRLSNPNRVQLEHVIRDLENGDSCAAFSSGIAAISSVFQSMDSGAHILVPEDVYFGTRKLVWEFAERWNLEVEFIDMTNLEEVDSKLKENTQMVWVETPSNPRLLITDVIKINKLAGKYGAIVAVDNTWPTPYNMRPLDLGADVVIHSTTKYLGGHSDILGGAVITRGSEKLFDKIRTIQVVQGAVPSPQDCWLLSRSIRSFPYRMRAHNENARKVAAFLNDHPKVKEVYYPGLETHPGHEIAKEQMDDFGGMISFLVHGGANEAIKAVSGSKMIKAATSLGGIESIWEHRKSSEGEESPTPDNLIRLSVGLEHPDDIIEDLQLALS comes from the coding sequence ATGCCCATGAAAAAAAATATTGAGACCATAGCTATTCATTCCGGGATGGATCACGCATCAGAAGAGAATGCATCGGTTGTTCCCCCCATCGAAATGTCCACCATTTTTGAACACCGAAAAGGAGGACGCAAAGAGGACGATTGGAAATACTCCCGCTTGTCGAATCCGAACCGGGTACAGCTCGAACATGTAATCCGGGATTTAGAAAATGGGGATTCATGCGCGGCGTTCTCTTCCGGTATAGCGGCTATTTCATCGGTATTCCAATCCATGGACTCCGGTGCCCATATATTGGTTCCTGAGGACGTTTACTTCGGAACTCGAAAGCTGGTTTGGGAATTTGCGGAGCGTTGGAACCTCGAGGTTGAGTTTATCGATATGACGAATCTTGAGGAAGTAGATTCCAAGCTTAAAGAAAATACCCAAATGGTGTGGGTTGAAACTCCTTCTAATCCACGACTATTGATTACAGATGTGATCAAGATTAACAAGCTCGCCGGGAAATATGGTGCAATCGTTGCGGTAGATAATACCTGGCCGACTCCTTACAATATGCGTCCGCTGGATCTTGGAGCTGACGTTGTCATTCACTCAACCACTAAATATTTGGGTGGACACAGTGATATTTTGGGCGGTGCTGTTATAACTCGCGGCAGTGAAAAACTGTTTGATAAAATTCGGACCATTCAGGTAGTTCAAGGCGCCGTTCCTTCGCCTCAGGATTGCTGGTTGCTCTCACGAAGTATTCGTTCTTTTCCATACCGGATGAGAGCACACAACGAAAATGCTCGTAAGGTGGCTGCCTTTTTGAATGATCACCCCAAAGTAAAAGAAGTGTATTACCCGGGATTGGAAACTCATCCCGGCCACGAAATTGCCAAAGAGCAAATGGATGATTTCGGCGGAATGATATCTTTTCTGGTTCACGGGGGAGCGAATGAGGCGATAAAAGCTGTTTCAGGAAGCAAGATGATTAAAGCAGCCACCAGTTTAGGTGGAATTGAAAGCATCTGGGAACACCGAAAATCGTCTGAAGGCGAAGAGTCACCCACACCCGATAATTTAATTCGGCTAAGTGTAGGGCTGGAACATCCGGATGATATTATTGAAGATTTGCAATTAGCCTTATCTTAG
- a CDS encoding urocanate hydratase, which produces MGRTIKAPTGTNLNCKSWLTEAPFRMIQNNLDPDVAEKPEELVVYGGIGRAARNWESFDGILESLKSMSDEETLLVQSGKPVGIFKTHKDAPRVLIANSNLVPKWANWDHFNELDKKGLMMYGQMTAGSWIYIGSQGIVQGTYETFVAMGKKHFGGDLSGKWILTGGLGGMGGAQPLAAKMAGASMLAVECREDRIDMRIRTGYVDQKATSLDEALGIIEKSVEDKKPVTVGLHGNAADTYPKLLERKILPDAVTDQTSAHDPLNGYLPLGMTVDEWLEKQKSNPKEVTLKAQKSIAIQVKAMLDFQKQGIPTFDYGNNIRQEAFDQGVEDAFNIPGFVPEYIRPLFCKGIGPFRWVALSGDPEDIYKTDQKVKELIPDDPHLHNWLDMAKDQIHFQGLPSRICWVGLGQRYKLGLAFNEMVKSGELKAPVVIGRDHLDSGSVASPNRETEAMKDGSDAVSDWPILNALLNTSSGATWVSFHHGGGVGMGFSQHAGLVIVADGTDDAAARLNRVLWNDPATGVMRHADAGYEIAIDCAKEHQLKLPFLE; this is translated from the coding sequence ATGGGAAGAACAATTAAAGCGCCGACGGGAACAAACCTTAACTGTAAAAGCTGGCTGACGGAAGCTCCTTTCCGCATGATCCAGAATAATCTCGATCCGGATGTAGCTGAAAAGCCGGAAGAACTGGTGGTGTATGGAGGTATCGGACGCGCCGCCCGTAATTGGGAAAGTTTTGATGGCATACTGGAATCCCTTAAATCCATGAGTGACGAAGAAACACTGTTGGTTCAATCAGGGAAGCCGGTCGGGATTTTCAAAACCCACAAAGATGCTCCCCGGGTTTTGATCGCCAACTCGAATCTCGTGCCAAAATGGGCAAACTGGGATCACTTCAACGAGCTCGATAAAAAAGGCCTGATGATGTACGGACAAATGACGGCCGGATCATGGATCTACATTGGAAGTCAGGGCATTGTGCAGGGAACCTATGAGACATTCGTAGCCATGGGGAAAAAGCATTTCGGTGGTGACTTGTCCGGAAAGTGGATTCTCACGGGCGGACTTGGAGGGATGGGCGGAGCTCAACCCTTGGCCGCAAAAATGGCCGGCGCCAGTATGCTGGCTGTTGAATGTCGGGAAGACCGAATTGATATGAGAATTCGAACCGGATATGTCGATCAAAAAGCCACTTCTTTGGATGAAGCGCTGGGGATTATTGAGAAATCAGTGGAAGACAAAAAACCGGTCACAGTAGGCCTTCATGGCAATGCTGCTGATACCTATCCAAAACTTTTAGAACGTAAAATTCTGCCGGATGCCGTCACCGACCAAACTAGCGCACACGATCCATTAAACGGGTATTTGCCGTTGGGAATGACGGTGGATGAATGGCTGGAAAAGCAGAAGTCGAATCCTAAAGAAGTAACTTTAAAGGCTCAGAAATCAATTGCGATACAAGTGAAGGCGATGCTGGATTTCCAGAAACAAGGTATCCCTACTTTTGACTATGGAAACAATATTCGTCAGGAAGCTTTCGATCAAGGGGTGGAAGATGCCTTCAACATCCCCGGTTTTGTGCCGGAGTATATTCGTCCGCTTTTCTGTAAAGGAATTGGCCCGTTTCGTTGGGTTGCACTTTCCGGTGATCCCGAGGATATCTATAAAACCGATCAAAAAGTAAAAGAACTCATTCCCGACGATCCTCACCTTCACAATTGGCTGGATATGGCCAAAGACCAGATTCACTTTCAGGGATTGCCTTCCCGCATTTGCTGGGTGGGATTAGGTCAGCGCTATAAACTCGGACTGGCCTTCAACGAAATGGTGAAAAGTGGAGAGCTGAAAGCACCGGTCGTTATTGGCCGCGATCATCTTGATTCCGGATCTGTGGCAAGTCCAAACCGTGAAACCGAAGCTATGAAAGATGGATCTGATGCGGTATCGGACTGGCCGATTTTGAATGCTTTACTGAATACCTCATCAGGCGCAACCTGGGTTTCTTTTCATCATGGAGGTGGTGTGGGGATGGGGTTCTCACAACATGCGGGCTTGGTGATTGTTGCGGATGGAACCGATGACGCAGCGGCAAGATTGAATCGCGTTCTATGGAATGATCCTGCAACCGGAGTCATGCGCCATGCCGATGCCGGATACGAAATCGCCATTGATTGCGCGAAAGAACATCAACTGAAATTGCCTTTTTTAGAATAA
- a CDS encoding imidazolonepropionase has product MPDLLIQNISQIATPKPGVLRGSELRSLNVIQNGAIYISDGVIKSVGSLSEVLEQVEGHPTILDAEGKAAVPGFVDSHSHLVFGGNRADEFAMRSAGMSYEEIADQGGGIVSTVEATQLATKEQLKDVARIRLQKALKQGITTMEIKSGYGLNLDNERKMLEVINELKEEQPVELSATFLGAHAVPKNSTKEEYLEDVLAMIPEVAELADYCDVFCEDGYFTVDESRRILEKGLEYRLKPKLHTNQFNDIGGVEMALSLNAISVDHLEVLSEEDIERIARSNTVATVLPGVSYFLNIPYSPARKLLDRGALVALATDFNPGSSMTISMQLLMSMACTKMGMSVEEALSCATQNGAKALEKEKLGCIAPGFQADVLLLDTNNYKDLAYFFGENHVHTVIKKGEKVWASRD; this is encoded by the coding sequence ATGCCTGATTTATTAATTCAAAACATATCTCAAATTGCCACACCAAAACCGGGTGTGCTACGAGGCTCAGAGCTTCGGAGTCTGAATGTTATTCAAAACGGAGCGATCTATATTTCGGATGGAGTTATTAAGTCCGTGGGATCTTTGTCAGAAGTGCTGGAGCAGGTAGAAGGGCATCCCACTATTTTAGATGCGGAAGGGAAGGCAGCTGTTCCCGGTTTTGTAGATTCTCATTCCCATTTAGTGTTTGGCGGAAATCGAGCCGATGAATTTGCGATGCGTTCAGCAGGAATGAGTTATGAGGAAATTGCAGATCAGGGAGGCGGGATTGTTTCTACTGTTGAGGCTACCCAACTGGCTACCAAAGAGCAGCTAAAAGATGTTGCTCGAATTCGTTTGCAAAAAGCTCTGAAGCAGGGCATTACCACGATGGAAATTAAAAGTGGATATGGGTTGAATTTAGACAATGAACGCAAGATGCTGGAGGTAATCAACGAGCTTAAAGAAGAACAACCTGTTGAACTATCAGCTACTTTTTTAGGAGCTCATGCCGTCCCAAAAAATTCAACCAAAGAAGAATATCTGGAAGACGTATTGGCTATGATTCCCGAGGTTGCCGAGCTGGCCGATTACTGTGATGTGTTCTGTGAAGATGGCTATTTTACGGTAGATGAATCTCGCCGGATTTTAGAGAAGGGTTTGGAATATAGACTCAAGCCTAAACTTCACACGAACCAATTTAACGATATTGGCGGTGTAGAAATGGCACTTAGCCTGAATGCCATATCGGTAGATCATTTAGAGGTTTTAAGTGAGGAAGATATCGAAAGAATTGCCCGATCAAATACCGTGGCTACTGTTTTGCCCGGCGTCTCCTACTTTCTGAATATTCCTTATTCCCCAGCTCGAAAGCTGTTAGATCGTGGAGCGCTGGTTGCGTTAGCTACTGATTTTAACCCGGGTTCGTCCATGACGATTTCCATGCAATTACTGATGAGCATGGCCTGCACCAAAATGGGAATGTCGGTAGAAGAAGCATTGAGCTGTGCCACGCAGAACGGAGCCAAAGCGTTGGAGAAAGAGAAACTCGGCTGCATCGCTCCGGGATTTCAGGCAGATGTCTTGCTCTTGGATACCAATAACTACAAAGACCTGGCTTATTTTTTCGGGGAGAATCACGTGCATACTGTTATCAAAAAGGGAGAAAAGGTTTGGGCATCACGAGATTAG
- a CDS encoding potassium transporter KefC: MEILWLAAAYVLGMAVSRLKLPPLVGFLGAGIVLSFFGFETTDTLHEIGHLGVLFLLFTVGLHLRIKSIIRPEVLGAGGIHLALTAAVFGLIASFFGYGLTESIIIGILLGFSSTVLAAKALEDRGELGAYHARVSIGILILQDIVAIALLALTGGGVPSVWSFALLALPLFRPLILKALVASGHDELQLLFALILAIGGGALFEVVGLSSELGALVAGALISGHKLADELTHKLWGLKEAFLVGFFLEVGLAGLPEYNELIFCLVILALLPLKSVLYFFLLVGFKLRSRNSFLVTTTLTSYSEFTLIAGIVAVSGGFIPETVVTSFALLVAVSYAINAPLSSNVNAIWSRFEYSLLKYERDVKHPGQQVISLGSANYLVVGMGQAGSSAYKYLKYYEHKVIGMDVDPAKIEENIQEKRRVVYGDARDPELWENIDLSNIKAIMLAIPNPGTKVEATQLLRKYGYKGDVVALTMRSDEHKALREAGATAVCLPMSQAGKKLAELSLEEGKSESTSLNLTFDR; encoded by the coding sequence ATGGAAATTCTTTGGCTGGCAGCTGCCTATGTTCTCGGGATGGCTGTATCCCGACTTAAACTCCCACCGCTGGTCGGCTTCTTGGGCGCCGGTATCGTTTTGTCCTTTTTTGGGTTTGAAACTACCGATACACTTCATGAGATTGGACACCTCGGTGTTCTATTTCTGCTATTTACCGTAGGCCTTCATCTTCGGATTAAGAGTATTATTCGTCCTGAGGTTCTGGGCGCCGGAGGTATCCACCTGGCGCTTACGGCCGCTGTTTTCGGATTGATAGCTTCCTTCTTTGGCTATGGGCTAACAGAATCCATCATTATAGGTATACTGCTGGGCTTCTCGAGTACCGTTTTAGCAGCTAAAGCACTGGAAGACCGTGGCGAGCTAGGCGCCTATCATGCCCGTGTTTCCATCGGGATTTTGATTTTACAGGATATTGTAGCCATTGCTCTATTGGCATTAACCGGTGGCGGAGTTCCTTCCGTTTGGAGCTTTGCATTGCTGGCACTTCCTCTTTTCCGACCTCTTATACTAAAAGCTCTGGTTGCCAGCGGACATGATGAACTACAGCTTCTATTCGCTCTGATTTTAGCTATTGGCGGAGGTGCTTTATTTGAAGTTGTTGGGCTTTCATCAGAGCTGGGAGCTTTGGTTGCCGGAGCATTAATTTCTGGACATAAATTAGCCGATGAACTCACACACAAACTCTGGGGACTTAAAGAAGCCTTTCTTGTTGGTTTTTTCCTTGAAGTTGGACTCGCTGGATTACCCGAATACAACGAACTCATTTTCTGTTTGGTGATTTTGGCCTTACTCCCACTTAAATCTGTCTTGTACTTCTTCTTACTGGTAGGTTTCAAACTCCGTTCACGAAACTCATTTCTGGTGACAACCACCTTAACTTCCTACAGTGAATTTACGCTGATAGCCGGAATAGTAGCTGTTTCAGGAGGGTTTATCCCCGAAACCGTAGTAACCAGCTTTGCGTTGCTGGTTGCCGTTTCCTATGCTATTAATGCGCCACTTTCATCTAATGTGAATGCCATTTGGAGTCGCTTTGAATATTCTTTGCTAAAGTACGAGCGGGACGTGAAACATCCCGGTCAACAGGTTATTTCTTTGGGAAGTGCCAACTATCTGGTAGTGGGGATGGGACAAGCGGGCTCATCTGCCTACAAATATCTTAAATATTATGAGCACAAGGTTATTGGAATGGATGTTGATCCCGCTAAAATTGAAGAGAACATTCAGGAAAAAAGACGGGTAGTTTATGGTGATGCCCGCGATCCTGAACTTTGGGAAAACATTGACCTCTCAAATATTAAGGCCATTATGCTGGCAATCCCCAACCCCGGCACAAAAGTAGAAGCCACACAGTTGCTTCGTAAATATGGTTATAAAGGAGATGTAGTTGCACTCACCATGAGAAGCGATGAGCATAAAGCCTTGCGTGAGGCTGGAGCAACCGCTGTTTGTCTGCCAATGTCTCAAGCCGGCAAAAAGCTTGCTGAGTTAAGCCTGGAAGAAGGTAAATCCGAAAGCACTTCTTTGAACTTAACCTTCGACCGATGA